From a region of the Pan paniscus chromosome 19, NHGRI_mPanPan1-v2.0_pri, whole genome shotgun sequence genome:
- the CDC42EP4 gene encoding cdc42 effector protein 4 has product MPILKQLVSSSVHSKRRSRADLTAEMISAPLGDFRHTMHVGRAGDAFGDTSFLNSKAGEPDGESLDEQASSSSSKRSLLSRKFRGSKRSQSVTRGEREQRDMLGSLRDSALFVKNAMSLPQLNEKEAAEKGTSKLPKSLSSSPVKKANDGEGGDEEAGTEKAVPRRNGAAGPHSPDPLLDEQAFGDLTDLPVVPKATYGLKHAESIMSFHIDLGPSMLGDVLSIMDKEEWDPEEGEGGYHGDEGAITQAPPYAVAAPPLARQEGKAGPDLPSLPSHALEDEGWAAAAPSPGSARSMGSHTTRDSSSLSSCTSGILEERSPAFRGPDRAQAAVSRQPDKEFSFMDEEEEDEIRV; this is encoded by the coding sequence ATGCCAATCCTCAAGCAACTGGTGTCCAGCTCGGTGCACTCCAAGCGCCGTTCCCGAGCGGACCTCACGGCCGAGATGATCAGCGCCCCGCTGGGCGACTTCCGCCACACCATGCACGTTGGCCGGGCCGGAGACGCCTTTGGGGACACCTCCTTCCTCAATAGCAAGGCTGGCGAGCCCGACGGCGAGTCCTTGGACGAACAGGCCTCCTCTTCATCTTCCAAACGCAGTCTCCTGTCCAGGAAGTTCCGGGGCAGCAAGCGGTCACAGTCGGTGACCAGGGGCGAGCGGGAGCAGCGTGACATGCTGGGCTCCCTGCGAGACTCGGCCCTGTTTGTCAAGAATGCCATGTCCCTGCCCCAGCTCAATGAGAAGGAGGCCGCGGAGAAGGGCACCAGTAAGCTGCCCAAGAGCCTGTCATCCAGCCCCGTGAAGAAGGCCAATGACGGGGAGGGCGGCGATGAGGAGGCGGGCACGGAGAAGGCAGTGCCCCGTCGGAATGGGGCCGCGGGTCCCCATTCCCCTGACCCCCTCCTCGATGAGCAGGCCTTTGGGGATCTGACAGATCTGCCTGTCGTGCCCAAGGCCACATACGGGCTGAAGCATGCGGAGTCCATCATGTCCTTCCACATCGACCTGGGGCCCTCCATGCTGGGTGACGTCCTCAGCATCATGGACAAGGAGGAGTGGGACCCCGAGGAGGGGGAGGGTGGTTACCATGGCGATGAGGGCGCCATCACCCAGGCTCCCCCGTACGCCGTGGCGGCCCCTCCCCTGGCAAGGCAGGAAGGCAAGGCTGGCCCAGActtgccctccctcccctcccatgCTCTGGAGGATGAGGGGTGGGCAGCAGCGGCCCCCAGCCCCGGCTCAGCCCGCAGCATGGGCAGCCACACCACACGGGACAGCAGCTCCCTCTCCAGCTGCACCTCGGGCATCCTGGAGGAGCGCAGCCCTGCCTTCCGGGGGCCGGACAGGGCCCAGGCTGCTGTCTCAAGACAGCCGGACAAGGAGTTCTCCTTcatggatgaggaggaggaggatgaaatCCGTGTGTGA